The Cannabis sativa cultivar Pink pepper isolate KNU-18-1 unplaced genomic scaffold, ASM2916894v1 Contig3, whole genome shotgun sequence genome window below encodes:
- the LOC115704669 gene encoding uncharacterized protein LOC115704669: MAVSTSPCLTGNEKKHWWLSNRKIVDKYLKDARNLIATQEHNEIVSALTLLDAALALSPRFEQALELKARSLLYLRRFKDVADMLQDYIPSLKMTYDDSGSENSSQHLSRERVKLLSSSSSDSSDDRDPSFKCFSVSDLKKKVMAGLCKSCEQEGQWRYLVLGQACCHLGLMEDAMALLQTGKRLASAAFRRESICWSEDSFFLSNFPLSGEVSSATNRPASPPQSLSESENVNNLLSHIKLLLRRRTAAIAALDAGLYSEAIRHFSKIVDGRRGAPQGFLAECYMHRAAAYKSAGRIAEAIADCNRTLALDQSCIQALDTRASLLETIRCLPDCLHDLEHLKLLYNTILRDRKLPGPVWKRHNVRYREIPGKLCALTTKIQTLKQRVASGETGNVDYYSLIGLRRGCSRSELERAHLLLCLRHKPEKATGFIERCEISHDGDVDSIRDRAKMSALLLYRLLQKGYSSVMSTIMDEEAAERQRNKAAASLQAAQAAASLQAAQAAAAAAAAAAIHVQQAQESSSESSESESDDSSLHNNDNSNNNSSNVFQGVFCRDLAAVGSLLSQVGFNRPIQVKYEALSC, translated from the exons ATGGCTGTCAGTACTTCTCCTTGCCTCACCGGTAATGAGAAAAAACACTGGTGGCTTAGTAACCGAAAG aTTGTGGATAAATATTTGAAAGACGCAAGGAACCTCATTGCTACACAAGAACACAATGAGATCGTTTCAGCTTTGACTCTCCTCGACGCGGCTCTGGCTCTCTCGCCGCGGTTTGAGCAAGCACTAGAGCTCAAAGCTAGGTCTCTGTTATATCTCCGGCGGTTCAAGGACGTGGCGGACATGCTTCAGGACTATATTCCAAGCCTTAAAATGACTTACGATGACTCTGGCTCTGAGAACTCATCTCAGCACCTCTCCAGAGAACGAGTCAAGCTTCTATCTTCTTCCTCCTCCGACTCATCGGACGATCGTGATCCTTCTTTCAAGTGCTTCTCCGTCTCAGacttgaagaagaaggttaTGGCCGGACTCTGTAAAAGTTGTGAACAAGAAGGGCAATGGAG ATATTTGGTATTAGGCCAAGCTTGTTGTCACCTCGGTCTAATGGAAGACGCCATGGCTCTTCTTCAAACCGGAAAACGACTCGCCAGCGCCGCATTCCGCCGCGAAAGCATATGTTGGTCGGAAGACAGCTTCTTTCTCTCCAACTTCCCTCTCTCAGGGGAAGTCTCATCCGCCACCAACCGACCTGCCTCGCCTCCTCAATCCCTCTCAGAATCAGAAAACGTAAACAACCTACTCAGCCACATAAAGCTCCTCCTCCGCCGCCGCACGGCTGCAATAGCAGCCCTGGACGCGGGTCTATACTCTGAGGCAATCCGCCACTTCAGCAAGATCGTCGACGGACGCCGCGGCGCCCCACAAGGATTCCTGGCCGAGTGCTACATGCATCGCGCGGCCGCGTACAAGTCCGCAGGCAGAATCGCCGAGGCCATTGCTGACTGCAACAGAACTCTGGCTCTCGACCAGAGCTGCATTCAAGCTCTTGACACCAGAGCTTCGTTGCTGGAAACCATCCGTTGCTTGCCTGATTGCTTACACGATCTAGAGCACTTGAAGCTTCTCTACAACACCATCTTACGCGACCGGAAGCTCCCCGGTCCGGTATGGAAACGCCACAACGTTAGGTACAGAGAAATACCCGGGAAGCTATGTGCTCTCACGACCAAAATCCAAACCCTGAAACAGAGGGTGGCTTCTGGGGAAACAGGGAATGTGGATTACTATTCTTTGATCGGTCTTAGACGAGGGTGTTCGAGGTCTGAGCTTGAGAGAGCACATCTCTTGCTGTGTTTGAGGCACAAGCCCGAAAAGGCAACTGGGTTTATAGAACGTTGTGAGATTTCTCATGATGGCGATGTTGATTCGATCAGAGATAGGGCAAAGATGTCTGCTTTGTTGCTGTACAGATTACTTCAGAAGGGTTATTCTAGTGTGATGAGTACAATTATGGATGAAGAGGCTGCCGAGAGACAGAGGAATAAGGCTGCAGCGTCTTTACAAGCAGCTCAGGCTGCAGCCTCTCTACAAGCAGCTCAGGCCGCTGCGGCTGCCGCAGCTGCTGCTGCAATTCATGTTCAGCAAGCTCAAGAATCGTCTTCTGAATCGTCGGAATCAGAATCAGATGACTCCAGCCTTCACAATAatgataatagtaataataatagttcAAATGTATTCCAAGGAGTATTTTGCCGAGACCTGGCTGCTGTTGGTAGTTTGTTGTCTCAGGTGGGGTTTAACCGTCCAATTCAAGTCAAGTACGAAGCTTTGAGCTGCTGA